One genomic window of Streptomyces sp. NBC_01498 includes the following:
- a CDS encoding putative quinol monooxygenase: MTIRLGVLALLEAKPGKGDELAAFLQEGRELALAEQGTVTWYAFKINESHYGMFDTFETNDARDAHLAGQMPRAITQVATDLLASTPDIRTVDVVASK; encoded by the coding sequence ATGACAATCCGACTCGGAGTTCTCGCTCTCCTTGAAGCAAAGCCCGGCAAGGGTGACGAGCTGGCCGCATTTTTGCAAGAAGGTCGTGAACTGGCGCTGGCCGAGCAGGGCACCGTCACGTGGTACGCGTTCAAGATCAACGAAAGTCACTACGGCATGTTCGACACCTTCGAGACCAACGACGCCCGCGACGCCCACCTCGCGGGACAGATGCCACGAGCCATTACCCAGGTCGCCACCGACCTGCTCGCCTCCACGCCAGACATCCGCACAGTCGACGTCGTCGCCTCCAAGTAG
- a CDS encoding TetR/AcrR family transcriptional regulator, which produces MSEVNSVPRPSARERLLAAANRLFYEEGIQTVGIDRVIEQAGVAKASLYKTFGSKDELIRAYLDLQHTSTVERIMGGVEAQATARDRILNVFTTLGTVFSSPDFHGCAFIKATAEALPGSAAQQENARYRAWVRGLFTDLARDAGVANPASLARQLHMLFDGSGLGADVERDPSLADEARAAAEVLVDTAIAQS; this is translated from the coding sequence ATGAGCGAAGTTAACTCGGTGCCGAGGCCGTCGGCCCGTGAACGATTGCTCGCGGCAGCGAATCGGCTGTTCTACGAAGAGGGCATCCAAACGGTCGGAATCGACCGGGTGATAGAACAGGCCGGGGTGGCCAAGGCCAGCCTGTACAAGACGTTCGGGAGCAAGGACGAACTGATCCGGGCATACCTGGACCTCCAGCACACCTCCACCGTCGAACGGATCATGGGTGGGGTGGAGGCGCAAGCGACTGCTCGCGACCGTATCCTGAACGTTTTCACCACTCTGGGAACGGTTTTCAGCAGTCCGGACTTTCACGGCTGCGCCTTCATCAAGGCCACCGCAGAGGCACTTCCCGGAAGTGCGGCCCAGCAGGAAAACGCCAGGTACCGAGCATGGGTCCGGGGATTGTTCACCGATCTCGCCCGCGACGCCGGGGTCGCGAATCCAGCGTCCCTGGCCCGACAGCTGCACATGCTCTTCGACGGATCGGGGCTCGGCGCCGATGTAGAGCGAGACCCGTCGCTGGCCGATGAGGCAAGGGCCGCGGCCGAGGTTCTGGTGGACACGGCCATCGCTCAGTCGTAG
- a CDS encoding YciI family protein, producing the protein MTEHRMPWGDLVSWSQEHGLLALRLYVVISEPTNGLGPVLKNLDPHVAYQTRMENEGIMFAAGPLADDAEEQWNGDGLFVYRASSREEAVGIAESDPMHQSGARRYIVHPWLLNEGTYNIRLFYSGGRPQIS; encoded by the coding sequence ATGACCGAACACCGCATGCCGTGGGGTGACCTCGTTTCCTGGTCTCAGGAGCACGGCCTGCTGGCACTCCGGCTCTATGTTGTGATTTCCGAACCGACCAATGGCCTCGGCCCGGTACTCAAGAATCTGGATCCCCACGTGGCCTACCAGACCCGCATGGAAAATGAAGGGATCATGTTCGCCGCGGGGCCGTTGGCTGACGACGCTGAGGAGCAGTGGAACGGCGATGGCCTCTTCGTCTACCGCGCGTCCTCCCGTGAAGAGGCAGTTGGGATCGCCGAGAGCGACCCGATGCACCAGAGCGGAGCGCGTCGATACATCGTTCACCCCTGGCTGTTGAACGAGGGCACTTACAACATTCGGCTTTTCTACTCGGGTGGCCGACCCCAGATCAGCTGA